From Candidatus Deferrimicrobiaceae bacterium:
TACGTCACCGTCGACGTCAACATGGACGAAGCGATGAACATGCGGGAACAACTGAACCGTATCGCCCCCGAATCCGAAAAAATTTCCGTCAACGATCTGATCGTGGCGGCGGCGGCCAGGACGCTGGCCCGGGTTCCGGATATGAACGCGACGTATCGCGGGGAGACTCTCGAGAAACATTCCCGGATCGACATCGGCATCGCGGTGGCGCTCCCGGACGGGCTGATCCCCCCCGTGCTGCGCAGTGCGGACAGGAAAACGTTGCGTCAGATCGCGGCCGGGTCCAAAGAGCTGAGCGAGCGCGCACGCGCCGGCAGGCTGCGTTCCGAGGACCTGGGCTCCGGGACGTTTACGATATCCAACCTGGGGATGTTCGACGTGGAGGAATTCATCGCGATCATCAACCCGCCGGAAGCCGCCATCCTCGCGGTCGGGGCGGTGACCCCGCGTCCGATCGCCGCCGGAGGGGAGGTCCGGATCGCCTCGATGATGAAAGCGACGTTGTCGGTGGACCATCGCGTGGCCGACGGCGCGCAGGCCGGCCGCTTCATGCAGGAACTCAAGAAGCTGTTGGAGAACCCGGTCAATCTCCTTGCCGAGTAGGCGGACATGAAGCGGGTTCGACAGGGAATTCTCCTTTCCGCCGTCGCGGTTGGCATTTCGCTGATTGCCGCCGTTTGCCGGCATTCCGTGGAGGAGATCCATTATCGGAAGTCGTTCTTCCCGGCAAGGTTTACCGTGGAAGAAGCCTGTTACGCCAGCATCGTGGAGCTGGTGAAAATAGCGATCATCACTGTACCGGTCCCGGTCGTCATCGCTGCCTGCCTTTGTCTGCTGCACTATTTCCACAAGGAACCTTGAAGAGAGGACCATTTCCCGCAGACCGGTGTTCGGTCCGGTTGCAACGTACCTCGCTTCCTCCGGGAAAGGTCGTTCTCGACGGGAAACCGGGTCGCTTCAAGCTAAATCTAAATAGCTGGGGGGGCGCCTATCCCGGTGTCGCCTAAGCAAGGGACGTCCAACCTCCCGACCGAGGCGACGCCAACCAGGGATGGAAACCGGATGCCGGGCGATTCCCGGCGAGGACGCGTCACCCTTTTTCGTCGTCGGGTGACCGAACCGGGAGGGTTCTCTCTTTCAACGATGGTCAAAAGCATCCGGTCGCCGGCGAATTCTGGATGCACGGAAGGGGCTTCGGGATGGAGACGCAGGCGGCTGGACAGACGAGGAGGAGCTTGCAGGAAAAACCGAACGGAAATCCACCCCGCGTTGTGATCGTCGGGGCGGGGTTCGCGGGGCTGTGGGCAGCGAGGGCATTGGCCCGCCGTTCCGTGGACGTTCTGCTCCTCGATCGGAACAATTATCACCTGTTTCTGCCACTGCTCTACCAGGTGGCGGCGGCGGAGCTGGAAGCGGAAGACATCGCCAGTCCCGTGCGGAGTATTTTGCGGGGCCTCCCGAACGTGGGATTCATTCTTTCCGAGGTCCGGCGGATCAATCCGGACGCACGGGAGGTGGAAACCGATGCCGGGAGAATTCCGTTCGATTACCTCGTCCTCGCGGCGGGATCGACCTCCCACTTCTTCGGAATCCCCGGGGCGCCCGAGCATTCGTTTCCCCTGAAGACGCTGGCGGAGGGTGTCGGTCTCCGGAATCGGATTCTCCGGTCGTTCGAGAGGGCTGCTCGAGAGACGGATCTCAATCGGCGCGCGGCCGCCCTCACCTTCGTCATCGTGGGCGGCGGCGCGACCGGCGTGGAGTTCAGCGGCGCGCTCGCGGAACTGATCCACGGCCCCCTGCGGAAGGATTTCCCGTCCCTGGACTTCCGGGAAGCAAGGGTGCTGGTGATCGAGGCGAAAGACGGACTTCTCTCCGGGATGCCGGAGACCCTCCGCCGGTATGCCCTGAAGCGGCTCACCCGGAAAGGGATCGACGTGCGCCTGGGGACGACGGTGCGCTTGGTCGCGGAAAACGGCGTCCACCTGGAAGACGGTACCTTCATCCCCTCGGAAACAACGGTGTGGACGGCGGGTGTGCGCGGCGAATCCTTCGAGGGAATCCGAAGCGTGCCGCTATCCCCGGACAGACGGGTGAAGGTGACGCCGACCCTCGAGCTGCCGGGATATCCCGGGATTTACGCCGTCGGGGATCTGGCGTACTTCGAGGAAGCAGGAAAAGCGCTCCCGATGATGGCGCCTGTCGCCATCCAGATGGGAACAGCGGCTGCCGGGAGCATCGTGAGACAAATCGCCGGCAAGGCCCCGCTCCCGTTTCGGTACCGGGACCCGGGCTCCATGGTGATCCTGGGCCGCAATGCGGCGGTGGCGCATCTTCGGGGGCGAAGGTATACGGGATTTCCTGCGTGGATCGTCTGGCTTTCCGTCCATATCTACCAGTTGATCGGATTCCGCAACCGTCTGGTCGTGATGATCAACTGGGCCTGGGACTATTTCTTTTTCGAGCGGGCGGTGCGGATCATCCTGCCCGAATCACGGCCGGGAGAAGGCGTCCCGGCCGACGAGGCGTCGCCACGTCCCGCAAGCGACGGGAAGAAGGCGCGCGGCGGACGATGGTAGGGTCGCGGGTTGTCTCGCGCCCCGGGGTGTATTTCGTTTCAGATCGCCCGCAGCGCCTGGTCGAAGTCGTCGAGGATGTTCTCGATCGCCTCGATCCCCACCGAGACGCGCACCGGCTGGAACGGATCGTTTTCCATTCGCGCGGGATCGGTCAAGGTGTCCCCGGGGCTCGTTTTCCCCGGGCGGGGTCCGCCGACCCATTCCCCGGAATCGGAACGGGTGGTTTTTTCTTCAACGATCCGGTTTTCCGAAACGGCGGGAAATGCGATGCCTCCTCGCGGCGAACCACCGGTAGAAGGCGCGGGAGAGGATCCCGGCTCCCGGGAGACGGAACAGAGCGGCGGCCCATCGCCACCCCTTAAGCCGGAGGAGGATCTCGGGGACGGCTTGCTCGCCGGCGAGTACCTTCCCGTCAGGAAGGAACAGGTGCATCGCCTCGAGGCATGCGTTCTTCTCGATGGTGGGGAAACGGCGGGGAAGGTCCTCCGAGTGGCAGGAGAGGAACTCGAAATCGTCCGGGCCGGACCGGGCCCGGATCCAGTCGGCCGCGCCCTGGCAGACGGGGCACTCCCCGTCGTAGATGAGGACGGGTTTCTCCTGCCCCTTCACCGGGAAAGAATTTCCCGAAGGCGGTAGGTTACGCCCCGGACGACGAGCGTCGCCGCCCCGGAGCCGACCTCGCCGTACGCTTTCTCCATCTCTTCCCGGGCGCGCCCGTGCCGGTCCATGCCCTCATTATACATGGCGGCGTGGGTCGCCCGGACCGGGGCTTCGGGAGGGAGACGGCCGCCGACCGGATGGCGGAAAGGGATTTCGTCATATACTATTCCCGTGCGCAGCGGGACGGCGCCCCCCGCGGATGCCGCTCTTCCTGCGACAGCCCGCAGCGCGCCGGGGTTGCGCACGGACGAGGGTAGAGGCCGGGCAGGGAGGACGCATGGACACGGAAAATGCAATCCCGGGGACCGGGCTGCCCAGCCTGGACCGGGTGATCCAGGGGGTGATCCCGGGCGACAACATCGTCTGGCAGATCGACCTGATCGGGGACTACGCCGTCCTGGTGGAGTCGTTCTCCGCGAACGCGCTCCGGAACGGCAGGAAGCTCGTCTACTTCCGGTTCGCCCGCCACCCGGCGCTCCTTTCCGCCGATTGCGACGCGGAGATCCATGTCCTAACCCCCGAGGTCGGGTTCGAGACGTTCACCGCCCAGATCCACAAGGTGATCGAACGTTCGGGAAGGGGTGCGTACTACGTGTTCGACTGCCTGTCGGACCTGGCCGCCGACTGGTACAGCGACCTGATGCTGAGGAATTTCTTCATGGTGACCTGCCCGTACCTCTTCGAGCTGGAAACCGTGACGTACTTCGCGCTCTTCCGGGGCTTCCACTCCTCCGATGCCGTCTCCGCCATCCGGGAGACGACGCAGCTCCTGCTCGACATCTTCCGGCACGGGGACAAGCTCTACGTGCACCCCCTGAAGGTCGACCACCGGTACTCCCCGACGATGTATCTTCCCCACGTCTGGGAAAAAGAGGATTTCCTCCCGGTGGCCGAAAGCTCCGTCCTGTCGGACGTGCTGGCCGATCTCACCTCCCTGCGGGGCGACTCCGTCTCCCGGACGCTCGACATCTGGGACCGGAAGTTCCTCCAGGCGCAGCAGGCCCAGGAGGAGATCCAAAAGGGGGCGATGCCAGCGGGGGAGGCGCAGGAACTCTACCGGTGGCTTCTGCGCATGGCGGTGACCCGCGACGAGCGGATCACCGCCCTCGCTTCGAAGTCTCTTGATTTGTCCGACATTCTCGCCATCCGGAAGCGCATGATCGGAACGGGGCTGATCGGTGGGAAGTCGGTCGGGATGCTCCTGGCGCGGGCCATCCTCTGCCGGACGGACGGGAAGTGGCGGTCCAAGCTGGAGAGGCACGACTCGTTCTACATCGGGTCGGACGTCTTTTACACCTACCTCGTCCGGAACGGCTGCTGGGGGATCCGGAGGAGCCAGCGGAGCCCCGCGACCTTCCTGGACGGGGCCGAGGAGGTGCAGCGGAAGATCCTTTCGGGCACCTTCCCCCGCTTCCTCCGGGAGCAGTTCGTGGCCATGCTCGAATACTTCGGCCAGTCCCCGATCATCGTCCGCTCGAGCAGCCTCCTCGAGGACGGCTTCGGCAACGCGTTCACGGGGAAGTACGAAAGCGTCTTCTGCCCGAACCAGGGGTCCCCGGAGGACCGGCTGGCCTCTTTCCTGTCGGCGGTCAAGACCGTCTACGCGAGCAGCATGAGCCGGGAGGCCCTGCTCTACCGGGCCCACCGGGGACTTCTCGACCGGGACGAGCAGATGGCGATCCTCGTGCAGCGGGTGTCCGGCGCCATTTACGGCCCCATGTTCTACCCGCAGATCGCGGGCGTCGGGCTTTCGTACAATCCGTATGCGTGGAGCGAGTATATCGAGCCCGAGGCCGGCGTCGTCCGGCTGGTCTTCGGGCTGGGGACGAGGGCGGTCAACCGGAGCGATGACGACTACACGCGGGTGATCGCGTTGAACGCGCCGCTTCGACGGCCGGAGGCGAACCTCGACGAGGTGATGGAATACGCCCAGAGGCGGGTCGACGTCCTCGACCTCGCGGAGAACCGGTTCCGTTCCCTCCTCTTCGACGAGGTCGTCAAAACCAGCCCTTCCCTGCCGGTCGGGATGTTCGCCTCCCGGAAGAGCCTCTCCCGGGGAGGCGACAGAGACGGGGGGGGAGGCCCGGCCTCCCCGGGGATCCTGACGTTCGACCAGCTCCTTTCGAAGACGGCCTTCGTGGAGGATATGCGGGAGATGATGAAAATCCTGCGGGACGCCTACGAATACCCCGTCGACATCGAATTCACCGCGAATTTCCTGTCCGATGGAGGCTACCGGATCAATCTCGTCCAGTGCCGCCCGCTGCAGGTGCGGGAGGGCGGCCGGATCATCGCCGTCCCCTCCAACCTCCCTCCGGAGGATGTCGTTCTCGAAGCCCAGGGAACGATCGTCGGGCAAAGCTCCTTCACCACCATCGACCGGCTGATCTATGTCGAGCCCGCCGCCTACATGGAGCTGCCGATCACCGACCGGTATTCCGTCGCACGAATGATCGGGAGGCTGACCCACGCGGAGGAGGAAGGAGAGACGAGGAAAACGATCATGCTCCTCGGCCCGGGCCGGTGGGGGACGAGCACCCCGTCGCTCGGGGTCCCCGTATCCTTCGCGGAAATCAATACGGTATCGGTCCTGTGCGAGATCGTGGGCATGCACGGGACCGTCGTCCCCGACGTCTCCCTCGGCACCCACTTCTTCAACGACCTGGTCGAGGCGGACATGCTCTATCTCGCTCTCTTCCTCGGGAAAAAGGGGAATTCCCTCAACGAGGAATTCTTCCGGAGGAGCAGGAACCGTCTCGCCGACCTGGTGCCGGAAGAGGCCGGGTGGTCCGATGTCGTCCGCGTCATCGACATCCCCGAGGCCCCCGGAGGTCGCGCTCTCTACCTGAACGCCAATTCCCCCGGCCAGAGGGCGGTCTGCTACCTTGCCGGCTTAGGAGAGGGGCTTCTCCCCGGGTAAGAGGGGAGTGCGGAGGTACCGAGCGGCCCGGCCCGCTCCCGCGCGGCGGACCAGGTTCCATTC
This genomic window contains:
- a CDS encoding DUF393 domain-containing protein, with the protein product MKGQEKPVLIYDGECPVCQGAADWIRARSGPDDFEFLSCHSEDLPRRFPTIEKNACLEAMHLFLPDGKVLAGEQAVPEILLRLKGWRWAAALFRLPGAGILSRAFYRWFAARRHRISRRFGKPDR
- a CDS encoding PEP/pyruvate-binding domain-containing protein translates to MDTENAIPGTGLPSLDRVIQGVIPGDNIVWQIDLIGDYAVLVESFSANALRNGRKLVYFRFARHPALLSADCDAEIHVLTPEVGFETFTAQIHKVIERSGRGAYYVFDCLSDLAADWYSDLMLRNFFMVTCPYLFELETVTYFALFRGFHSSDAVSAIRETTQLLLDIFRHGDKLYVHPLKVDHRYSPTMYLPHVWEKEDFLPVAESSVLSDVLADLTSLRGDSVSRTLDIWDRKFLQAQQAQEEIQKGAMPAGEAQELYRWLLRMAVTRDERITALASKSLDLSDILAIRKRMIGTGLIGGKSVGMLLARAILCRTDGKWRSKLERHDSFYIGSDVFYTYLVRNGCWGIRRSQRSPATFLDGAEEVQRKILSGTFPRFLREQFVAMLEYFGQSPIIVRSSSLLEDGFGNAFTGKYESVFCPNQGSPEDRLASFLSAVKTVYASSMSREALLYRAHRGLLDRDEQMAILVQRVSGAIYGPMFYPQIAGVGLSYNPYAWSEYIEPEAGVVRLVFGLGTRAVNRSDDDYTRVIALNAPLRRPEANLDEVMEYAQRRVDVLDLAENRFRSLLFDEVVKTSPSLPVGMFASRKSLSRGGDRDGGGGPASPGILTFDQLLSKTAFVEDMREMMKILRDAYEYPVDIEFTANFLSDGGYRINLVQCRPLQVREGGRIIAVPSNLPPEDVVLEAQGTIVGQSSFTTIDRLIYVEPAAYMELPITDRYSVARMIGRLTHAEEEGETRKTIMLLGPGRWGTSTPSLGVPVSFAEINTVSVLCEIVGMHGTVVPDVSLGTHFFNDLVEADMLYLALFLGKKGNSLNEEFFRRSRNRLADLVPEEAGWSDVVRVIDIPEAPGGRALYLNANSPGQRAVCYLAGLGEGLLPG
- a CDS encoding NAD(P)/FAD-dependent oxidoreductase, producing the protein MIVGAGFAGLWAARALARRSVDVLLLDRNNYHLFLPLLYQVAAAELEAEDIASPVRSILRGLPNVGFILSEVRRINPDAREVETDAGRIPFDYLVLAAGSTSHFFGIPGAPEHSFPLKTLAEGVGLRNRILRSFERAARETDLNRRAAALTFVIVGGGATGVEFSGALAELIHGPLRKDFPSLDFREARVLVIEAKDGLLSGMPETLRRYALKRLTRKGIDVRLGTTVRLVAENGVHLEDGTFIPSETTVWTAGVRGESFEGIRSVPLSPDRRVKVTPTLELPGYPGIYAVGDLAYFEEAGKALPMMAPVAIQMGTAAAGSIVRQIAGKAPLPFRYRDPGSMVILGRNAAVAHLRGRRYTGFPAWIVWLSVHIYQLIGFRNRLVVMINWAWDYFFFERAVRIILPESRPGEGVPADEASPRPASDGKKARGGRW